CCATGTCTGAGATTTTTTTCAAAGCAACAAGATTCCATTAGAGATTTTTCCTACCTGATGATGCTTtagcattttctttttcagccACAACAATCTCACAGCCAGTCCTCTCCGCCCATATCTCAAGTTGATCGCTAGCAGCTGCTCTAAATGTGTCTCCTGCTGCAATCAATATCTGGCAGAGTTCGAAATCATAAGATGATGGAGTGACAAACACTACTTTATTGAGACATGCTCTTTGACAGTaatgaaacaaacaaatcaaaataatagtAGGTCTTCAGACATAGACTTCAGATACAATTCCTCCATTATTCCAAAATACACCATTCAAATGCAATTGCAGATACCAGAATAGACTCTGAAAACAAAATCTCTTTTCCCTGGTATACttcaaaatataatcttaaAGGTTTGATGTCAAGAAAATTAATCTCTAACACCAAACAGTTGACAAAACTATTTTCCTACTATACCAGGCCAATACAAAAACATCAAGAGGAGGAGTTATACAACAACTTCATTATTGCGGATGAAATACCAGATACATATCCTTTTTCCCATGCATGATTTTTGATAGATTTAACAAACTGCGATAGAAGTAATGCCCAAGCAATAACATCTCACCTTTGCCCCTTCATTCTTTAGTCTATAAGCCAGCTTTCCTGCGGGGTTGGTCAGATCATCATTTTCTTGTTAAAGAATATAAGGCATAATATGTTTTCTAAcacagaaaatataaaatatccctATCATACTGCACAAAAGTTGCTTCCGACAAATTTCACAACAATGTTTGTTTTTCATAGAAAAAATAGTACATAATGCATATgtcaatagttttaaatttctaattaaataacaatCCATATTGTGACTCACCGAGAGATGTTGTCTTTCCACCTCCATTAACACCAACAATCATGACTACAGCTGGTTTCCTAAACATCAAAAAGAAACAATGACTAAAGAACAATTTCATGTACCCACGACAAAACAACACAAAATCCAAAGCCTAAAATGTATATAGAACCTGAAACCAAGTTGAAGCTCTGTCTTAGTCGCCTTCTGAGTCAATAAATCCAACACACTTTTcttcaaagcttcctaaattattgaaataataagaataaaaaagtcTGATAGtgcaaataataatttaatataagatCAAATATAAATACCTTTATTTCAGTACCAGACTTGAGCTTCCCTGCGATAATGTCCTCTCGCAAGCTCTCCACGATCTTAGTAGTAATTCTTGGCCCAAAATCAGAAACCAACAAAGCCTGCAACTCAGAAACAAGtatttcactttcttttcccgataaattttgagaaaacgATAAGGAGGAACAAAATTGAAACCTCTTCCAGTTCGTCGAGGACTCGGTCTGTGTCGGCGAGGTTCCAGTAAAGCAGGAGCTCGTCAATTACGGCGAGGTTGTCTCTGGTTTTGGAGAATCCAGAAAATATCTTTTCCACGTCACTCTTTGCTTTCTCCTTTATCAACCGACCGAGTCGGGTGAAGAATCCCGTTTGACTAGCCGAGCATTTGAACCGGTACGTTGCCGGTCGAGTTGCTGTGAGTGGAGACATTCGTGTTTGAGGGATGACGAGGCCATGATGTTGTGGTTGTGAAAGTTTAGAGATGAGAGAGAGATGTGTCGTTGAAGCCATTTCTATTTCTGAAACTGAGTGAGTCAGTAGATAAATCTAAAATACTTTGCAACGAGCTCGGTTTTTACTGCCTCCATAAAACGCACCGTTTCAATATTACTTTAAATGTCAGTGACCCTGAGTAGTCAAGCTCTGGCTGAGCTGCTCACACATTACTCACTCGTCGGCTTGCGCTGAGTTGGGCCAACTTCTTTGTCATTCAGTCGAGCAGTCGGGcataaatttgttgttttcgATCTGACAAGGATTAAGTTTaaatgaaggccaaaggactattcccCGCTTAAAGTACcctgttattttaaaatttttttattaattttaaaaattttatttatccactcattaacaattaaaattaacaattttaaagataaaattatcattttatctataatagtaaaaataaataaaaatttaattagttttcctccctaatatttaaaaactaatcattttatctttagttcaagttttaaaaaataacattcttcCTCCcagggtttaattttcaatcctcAATGTCAAATCTAAAGTCATTACAGATGACGAAACTTCTTTGACATATCACTATACTTCAATggtctcttttctctcttctgAAACATCAACTGACATAAATCTGGTCTAGAAAGACGaaactctttgtttttttagGCGAAGATGATAATCTTGTCTTTGCCTGAGAAGGCGATCGTTTTTTACAAACAAAACTCTTCATTTTTCTAGGTCAAATTTACGTCAGTCAACATTACAAAAGAGCGAAGAGAGATTGTCGAAGCATGATAATGCATCAGGAAAGCTTCGTCATTGGCGATGACGGCGaggattaaaaattaaaccctaGGGAGGGAATgctactttttaaaacttggtctaagaagaaaataattagttttcGGGGGTTGGAgggaaaaaatagataaaattttaaaaagttaaagtttcgttaattttaaccgttcataagtggataaataaaattttcaaaattaacagagaGAAACTTGAGAtaataacatactttgggtgaaaataagtcctttagcattaaatgaattataaatatttataaaaactctaaaaatttaaatcttatatttatcttcaaaatcttaatatcctaaaatttatattataataaatttgatatacaaccaaatattaaactttgaatacgaaaaataaataataaataaataaattataagatttaaatatattttacctGACCGAACTCAAGTTAATAATTCTTATCTCAATCTCAAGTTTTGcataaatctaattaaattgaattgaccAATTTTATTGCCCTTAATGTCAATCGACACCGAAGGCTAATCATGTTTAAAGAAACATAATCACAAATTGTTTTACCgaatttttattagtaaaattaaattggaaTATTAAGTTGTGAATCATGTTGTTAGGTGCGGGAACATGGCAGCAGCAATGGGGTATTGTATTGGTAAAGTCCAATAACCttaattgatgttgaaatgGAAGAAACTTCGTTGTTTATCACGCTGTGATCACGGGAATGCGTAAATTGGACTGTTTGACTCCTTTAAAAAAGTAGTTTTGTCGTCCAACACATTTCGTAAAAAGAACAAGCGGTGGAAGATTCCAGCCACATGTTTGAGAGTTGCGCAGAAATGAATGAATCCGGAAACTCCCCCTGCATTCTTCGTCTCGTTAGACTCGGTAAACAAATCCAACCCTGACTCAGTCGCCAAAAGTTTTTCCAGTCaaccattttataattatttattggccaaacgattatttcccaccaaagtttaaTACACATACAAATATACACCtatatagtttaaaaatttaaaatcttacctATAAATCAACTACTGTTAAAATTTGTTGTCAAtattaaggaaaaaattatcattttataaataatattaaaaaatatataattttatttcattttttatcttaaattttgaaaactcatattttatctcccaatctcaaatttaaaaaataacttctcTTAAATCTCTAAGGTTTGTTGCAAAATCTAACGATGGTAATAGTGATAGCCAACATCTCCACCTTTAACCATATAGAGGAGAGAGACGGTTGATAATGTCTACGGAGATGAAGAATTTCATCTCCATTGACAAAGAAGAGATAGAGACAAATCAATCTTATCTTTCCGTTGAAAAAAAGACGAGATAGAAGACGatgaattttcattattttttgtctCAATCAACGAAGAGATAGAGCTTGTTGTCGATGTCGTTGGCGTCTCTTTCCTTTGCTAAGGTAAAGGAGGAGACAATGGTGACCATTGTTATCGTTGCTACAATTTGCAACAGATTTAGAGAGggaatttacttttaaaaattgaggTTGAAGGGTTAATTacgagtttttaaaatctaagagagaaaatgagataaaattatatattttttagtattattgataaaataacgattttatctttaatcataataaaaattttaatgataaataatttatagatgagattttgagttttttaaattttattggtgTAACTTTGggaaaacacaaaaatttagGTGGGAATATGTGATTTTGGCCTTACTTATACATATGCAACAGCTTTTCTTTCAAATCACGAGGTTAGGTAAAACGTTTAGAAGATTCAAGTAGTGATTGTGTTTCTGTTCGCCCCAAATTCTTAGACAAATTTGATTGTCCTCCTGGACCAAAAGGGCGATTCTATAACTaccaa
This sequence is a window from Mangifera indica cultivar Alphonso chromosome 5, CATAS_Mindica_2.1, whole genome shotgun sequence. Protein-coding genes within it:
- the LOC123217193 gene encoding cell division protein FtsY homolog, chloroplastic, whose amino-acid sequence is MASTTHLSLISKLSQPQHHGLVIPQTRMSPLTATRPATYRFKCSASQTGFFTRLGRLIKEKAKSDVEKIFSGFSKTRDNLAVIDELLLYWNLADTDRVLDELEEALLVSDFGPRITTKIVESLREDIIAGKLKSGTEIKEALKKSVLDLLTQKATKTELQLGFRKPAVVMIVGVNGGGKTTSLGKLAYRLKNEGAKILIAAGDTFRAAASDQLEIWAERTGCEIVVAEKENAKASSVLSQAVKQGKELGFDIVLCDTSGRLHTNYSLMEELIACKKAVGKVVSGAPNEILLVLDGTTGLNMLPQAREFNEVVGITGLVLTKLDGSARGGCVVSVVDELGIPVKFVGVGEGVEDLQPFDAEAFVNAIFS